AATAAGATGACCAGAATTTGATTCCATTGCAGtataacaatttaaaatgaagttattattcttttaaaatgcagacctttttccttcagaaattaTAACCAGGAGTTAATAATAATGCCAAAGCCCGTCTTGTATAGGTGGCAATCAACTGCAGAAGGTGAATTTCTAAATATTGGAAAGAATATCCTCATCTAAATTATCACTCATGTTTTAAGATGGCCAGTGAAACCATTTTATTACTGCAGTTAGTTGGAAAGATTGCAAAAATAAGGTAATGTACTTATTCTAAAAGCCTGGAACAAAAGAGCCAGTAGAGATTTGCTGAGTAGTTGCAAGATAGCCAttaagtataaatatttttaaaaacaatttactCTTTCCTAATGCTTTTAGAGCAGCATGTGGGAACAGAGTCTAAGTGCAGCAATTTACTGCATTAAAAAGGACATGATGAAGGTTATTGGGCTCCAATTTAACCCTTCTATCTCTTAAATGCTGATAACAGTTCCTAACCTAAATACGCTATGTGAGTTTATGTAAAACTTACCCATTTTCCTCATgggaacatttttaaaacagctattCCCAATGATCCACATTTTTCACATTCCTGTAGAAACAAACTAGTTTAATGGTAAATTCAAGTTTCAAGTTTTAAttcatcaaattaaaaatagcagcagaactggaaattgctttcttttcattctgaatATGCTTTGTAGATGGAAAAGGGAACTGCTGTGTGGGGCTGGATACGTATAAATGATAGGAGAATTTATATTACTGAATGAAAATGTGTAGGCcagtcagaaagaaaagaggctGATTTTTACCCCAAACTATTCAGGTCTTGTTCCACTATAAGGAATAACAGAACTTAGTACCGCTACTCAGGAAGCAAAATGTCATCCAACGCCTGGACCCCAGCAGCACACCTGACAGAGTGCAGCCCATTGCTGCTGCGTGGAAGGCAGATTGATTGAACCCTGAGACCACTTCTCGTAACAGGGGGACAGCAACAAGGCTGACACCACCACCAATGGCCTTTGCTTGGTGGCTCTCATGCTTAGGTCATTCTGAATTAGACCTGCATCAACTGCATTGCATAGCGCTTGCCCTGGGCTTCCTCTAGCTCTATGAAGGTGCTGCTTCATGGCCCAAAGGCCCAAAGACGGAAGTGTTGACTTTTTGCTGTGGCAGTTTTTCAGTTCAAAGTGCCCAAAATAAAGGCAGGCCTGCTGGCAGGGCGGTTTTTAGCATAATGCTAAGGATGCTCAGGAGCGTTAGGCAAGGCCTATGGGTGTGGTATCAGGGCACTGTGAAGGGTTGAGCGAGCCAAAACTCATGTGGACTCATCCCTACTGCCTAGGAGTAATCAGTCCCTGGAGAGAACTGTGCCAGGACTTTCCTAGGTATCTGATTCACTCCAGAGTAGAACTAAGGAATGAACTAACATTCATACAAGACAGGGAACCAAGGACACAGGAGCAAACATGCCTTAAAACAATCCTTGATTCATGATACTTCCATATTTGGAGTTTTAGCAGCTGTAGGTAGGACTCATCTGATCTAACTTAAGACATCTAAGTCTGAGCTAAGTACTTTGGGCTACTTTTACTgtcaacaaataaaaaaaggccCATCCATATAGTGATTCACCTGGTCTTTCTAAGATGCCTGTTTAAGGATAAAGCAGATGAGCCTACACAATTTGGCTAGGTGGAACTgtagaaaaaatgtctttgctgaGACACCATCCCATGATCAACATCGATTGACACCGAGGCTCATATATATTACTTGGCATCATCATCAATAATACATGCTCAGCAGATTTGCAGATGATGAGAAACCGGGGGAATGGCTGACACACCAAATGGCCTGGCTTCAATCCAGAAGAATAATCTAAGGAGAAAGGCAAGTTTCTGCACCTGGGGAAGAACAACCCCAAGCACCAGTACAGGCCaggtgctgcctggcagggcagcagtcCTGCTGAAACCGGCCTTATGGTGGATGCCCAACGGGACATGAGCCAACAGTGCACTCTCATCACAAATAAGACAAAATGCATACATACTGAGCGATACTGACTGGCTGAAACTGGCCAGCAGATACAGGGAATATTTTGTTCTCCTCAGCTCAGCACTCGTGAGGTTCTATTTGGAATACAGTCCGGTTGTGGCACAACCAGTACAAAAAGGATGTGGAGAAACTGCAATTGGTCCACTGGAGGGCTACCAAGCTGGTTAGAGAACATGACCTACAAAGAAAGTGGAGGAAGCTGAACGTGTTCAGTCTGGCACAGAGGAATCTATGCATGGTCTAACTGCAGCCTGTGACTGCTTGAAGAGAGTTACAAAGATAATGGAACTGAAATTTTCTCCATGTCAGATAATGTGACAAGGGGTACTGGccaaaaaaatgctgcttcGAGGCTCAGACTggactttaagaaaaaatatttcaccgGAAGGTTTGCAAAGTGCTATAACAGATTACCCAGAAGAACAGCTGAATCCATGTTGTTGGAGGTTGTCAAGACCGTAAATCCATAGCTGAACTGCTGCAGTGTCAGTAAAAGCCCAGCTTTAAGTGCAAGGATGGGCTTTCCAACGAACACATCTAAAATGATGTGATAAACGGAAGACATACAGCCTGAAAATTACACCTGGGTCAAAACACTGCCAGGTGAAAATGTCTGCTGACAGCCACAGGCAGTGGCTTTCACAGTGTGCCCTTTGTGAAACTAAACACTCCCAAGCCATGCTTGGCCTCACCGGAGTCAACAGCAAAGTTCTCCAGAGCTGGGACAAGTGCTTGAACTGATGGAAAACCAGGATGTGCTTGTTGCGACCCAAAGGGAGCTGTTCCCTCCCCTTGGGACTAATGACCAAGTTCACGATCCCCTTGGACTGAATTAAGGTGAAATGACACCAGCCAACCaattttatgatttattaaCACACAATAGAAGGCATGTGGGTAGATACAATAACTCAATGGCAATTACTTAACTGAATAACTTAATTGGATAAGCAAGTTCCATGCCACAAGTTTCTaagaagagaggaggagagggagagagagagctagaaaaagaggagagagataaaagaaagaaatatcaCCACCTGTGGATCCAGCTGCGTCCTGTTGGTCCTCTTCACTCTGGCTATCTTGGTGGTGGGTGTCCCACCCAAGCGGCTGACGGTACCATTTTTATACAGGCCAAGTCCCAAAATCTCCACCCGGTTCCAAGAAACTTGATGCATATGCATGGTGGGTGTGACGCTAGGTGAGAGTAGGTACGGCCTGGTTCCACACAGGCTCAGTGGATCTTGGGCGGTCACAGAGGGACTATTTTGGGGTTGCATCATATGATTTTGGGGTGAGACCAGACCAGACCCTTCCCAAGGCTGATGACTTAGTACCCTTGCATGTGTGCAGTTAGCTGTTTACAGGCACCAAAACCATGGGATGCAAGGGTGGAAAAAATACCACCTCagtcctgcctctgcagggctggaatCCACTGTCTCATTCTTTCTTGTGGTTATAACACCTGCTATGCACCTGAGTCAGCAAAGCTGGCACCTTTTGTACCAAGAAATGTTTAAGGCAAAACGTCCGTCTGCCACAGTGCTGAGAGAGACAAACATACAGTTCATAAGCAGATATAATCATACGGAGCAACAGACTACTGTTCCAGGCTTTTGTCTGTAACATCTAAACAGGATTGGAATCCATTATGATATATGTTCTACCATCACCTCTGGAACGTGTCCAAGCCCTTTAATTctctactactactactacaaaaTGGAAATTCTCACCCAGAACTATGGGGACAGGTACTGAACAGTGCGATCTGAGCTCTCTCAAAGTTCCTGCGATTCCCTAAATAACCTGGGACatattaaactgatttttgcaGCACAGAATTCCTTCTAAAACCATAGATTAAATTCATCGCTGAAAAAAAccattttgtttgattttttctCAAGATTTATTATATACTTAGAATAAATTTGTTGTGTGTTTGGCATATGTAAGAAGAGAAATCTAACTTTCagtaagaacaaaaatataGTTCCCAAAGGCAGCTGCATGAAGAATCACAAAGCACAGCTAAGGTTAGCTTAGAAACAAAATTCATTTCTTCTTATCCTGAGAGTGTGACCAGATGGGCTTACGTTTCTGAATAAAGGCTTCAATACCTTCCTGCCCATCTCTCAGAGTCAAATTGTCCATCATGACCTGAGTAGTCATTTTGTAAGCAGTATCGAGGTCCTGTGCCATCTGTCTGTAGAAGGTGGCTTTCCCCAGTGCCAGGACAGATTTGCTGCTTTCACATATCTTGCGAGAAATTTTCATGGTCTCCTCTTCCAGCCTGTCTTCAGGTACCACCTTGCTGACAAGCCCATGCATTAATGCTTCTTGGGCAGAAAGAGGTTCACCCGTGAAAAGCATCTCTAGTGCCACCTGAACAAGAAAAAGTATTGTATTAAGTCAATTCATCCACCTTATTGCTTTGGTTTGTCTGGGGAATTTCAGCCTCCTCCTTCAAGTGCAAGTTACTCTTTTGATTAAGTTTTAAATCTTCTGGCCTCTTAAACTGTCAAGGAAGCGTTAAAGAGGGTTCAGCAAAGAGAGGGACTGGGTCGAAAGCTGACCTTTTTTCAAACCTGCCCACTGACTCCAGCTGTCCTAGGCTGACGCCCCTGGGATTCCTTTCAAAAGCTCACAGTCTCTAGTGACTGCAGGAGGAATTAAGAGAGAGATGGATCATCCACGATGTCAAATGACTGAACTTGGTATTTTAAGCTGGgcatataataataaataaagactTTTTACATAAATGTGTAGTTTTTGAAAATACCTGCATTAGTTTTACATTTAGTAGGGTGTTTTTAAGTATGTCCTTCTTATAGCCACAGCTATTTCAGTCCTCTGCTGTTCCCAGCATCTTGTACTTGAGGTTTCATATTAAAAAGTCCCCCAAATAGTCAGTGACTATTCAATGCTATATATCAATAACAGTTTTTTTCCATGACTCCTAATGCAATTGACCAATGCCCTGAATTGTGAAAGCTGACTATCTTCCCTAGTGTCTTTGCTCTGGTAGCTACAAACAATggtaacatttcattttataaaaggTAAAATCAGTAATCATGAGAACTGTAGGGAATGTTCTTGCTACTTTGAAAAGTGGCAGAGAAAAGTATATCCcacacattttcaaaaggtGATCACAACCCCCAGAAATACTAATTCAGAAACAGTTCTAACTGTATACTACAGcagacttggggaaaaaaaaccctacagacAAGCTAGATTTGAACAAGATGGCCTTACAGATGGGAAGTTTAAAGCTGAAGCTCTTATCCAGCAATTGGACTTGTGCAGTTAAGACACTGCATCTCAGCAAGCCCTGCTGGGCTTGAAGAGTCTGTCTGCATGAACCCAACTGGATCAGaacttaaaatttcttttctcagttaTGGAAGCTTTACAGATCATACTATTGTTTATGCAGTGAGGCCTGTAGTCATAATcaatagaaaataaagcaggaagAAAGTATAGGAGGGTTTTAGATGCTGTTTAAAGCATCTTGATGTACACCCAGGCGGGTCATGCTGGCTGTGAAATGTCACTGCCTGGCAAGAATTGATACCTTAGTGAGACTGATATCCTGAGCTTGCAGGGGTTTCCTCATTAGGGGAGAACATCATTGGCTAAAGCACAGAGCTGTCTGTTGGAAAGGAAAGGGATTGCTGAGCTGGTGTGCTGCTGGTATGAGTTCCTGCTGGTTGAAACTGCATCaacagaaagctgctttccCTAAACAGAGTTCAtccctttattattttttcccagtccAAAGAATTATGAAGGTGTCTTTTGCAATGAAGTATTTTGCATGTTGTATTGCAGCAACATAAAGTTTAGGCAATGGAACTAAAACTCCTAACATGGGAACCTACTTCTTACAAAATTAcaaagagcagctgggaaggaagcCTACCTTTCTGGGAAGAGATCGGCCCAAGGCTACAGCTGGTGTGGAGCAAAACAGTCCAATGTTTACTCCAGGAGTAGCAAATTGAGATTTCTCACTTGCCACTGCGATGTCACAGCTTGCCACAAGCTGACAGCCTGCTGCTGTAGCCAAACCATTTACTTTGGCAATCACTGGTACTGGAAGTTTCTGGATTAAAGTCATAACCTGCATACACAAAAGAAAGCAGTCAGTCTCTGAAATTTAAGCGGTAGCTGTTCTAAAACTTGCAATTGCTTCATGCACCTCGTgtgcatttttcagctttattaaCTGGAGTTTAGTAAAAGAAGCAAACTCTCTGCAAAACCTGTTCTAATGCACAAGACCACTGCCATCCCACGATATGCCCAGTTGTGTTTATGTAGCATGAGTTGGTCCTGCTAACTCCAgtggaaatggaaaacacaAGAATGAAAGGCAGAAACGCTTGTTATCCGATCTGCATGGAGCTTGGGgtctctgcactgcagcctgtCTTGCTGGTTTCTGCATGATCTCAAGACTGGGTTAATTTCCCCCAAACACAAGCGCTGAATGTTTTTCTAGGCTTATTCTGCATTCCAGGGAGAGACTTACTTGCcaggaaacaatttttcctgtttatattACACACAAGATGGGAAAACACgctcattctctctctctctctctctctctccctgtaACTCTTGAAGGTTGGACATCCAACTTCAGATAGCTGAAATtaagaaagattaatttgtCCTAACATTTCTAATGCAGGTTGTCCTTCCGTACAATCAGAATAAATGAactcaattaattttaatgcctGAAGATACAGAATGCTAGTTAAATGACTGCAGTCATTATGtagaccaaaaaaaataatatctcaTGTTAGCACAGTGTAGCAAggtaacattttttcatttgctacTTCAATTTCTCCAGTAGATGATGCCTAGCAAATTTTACATTGCTTAGGTAAAATTACCTACATTCAGTTTTGAATTTGGTCAGTCTTTGTATCCATTCTTCTTTctatctttctttaaaaacaaattttcagtgGGTCTTGAGAAGCAGACAACAAAAGAGTAACAATATAGCATGTATGCAGACAAACAATTACAGAGTACTCATGTGGCTATAAAAATTCAAAgtcagctgcttctctgaaaaaacccacccctgGTACTTACGgttctgtatttgaaaaacCTCTGGAGAAGTGATATTCTCAGCTGTCTCAATCTTGTATGTGGCAAGTACTTAGTTCTTGGATACTGCATTATAGTATTGCTAACACTGCCATACGCATGGGGCAACAGAGGTGTAGCAGTTGAGATGATCTGCTTAGGACTAACAGTCATAGACAGATGTAGAATACAAGGTTCCTGAAAAGTAGTCCAACACTCTGGACCCCCTAGTCCACAACACTGTAGGCATGTCATTTAGGGTAAGATCTGTCCTACTTAAGTATTGAAATTTAGGAAGATACAATCCCATTTTGGAAGCCCTCAAAAGCACCTTTCTCTCTCTATTGAcctaaaaaaagcaaaaatcaattATTCTACCCAACAGCTAAAACTAAAAGTTAGATATTAGTTAGGATCCTAAATAAAGCCTAAATTACTACCTTTATTTATGTTTGCCTGTAAAGTGCCATTGTTATTTAACAGTAAGACAACAGTGAATTGTGATTTATGAGAAACCTAAATCCATTTAGGATACTCAGGTAGAAAGTTTAAAGCACTTATCACTACCACGAACATCAGAAAAAGGATCACTTCAAGTGTCCTTTCATCTctcatatttaatttcttcctgaacTCGCTTTGCCAGTTTCACAGAAGCATTTAGGGTGGCAGTGACCTCTTGAGATCATGAGTCCAACCCTCCTACTCAAGCAAGCTTCGGTACAGCAGGTTGTCCAGGACGGTCTCCAACTGGATTTTGAATATCTCCCTATCTCTGAATTTCATGGTCTCAGGAATATTCATCTGAAATTGATACAccatttattatttatcatAATGGTCCCTTACTAAACTTACTATTCAGTAGCGCACCATACTCACAAAGAAAGCTAGGCTTGTTTTTAACTCtaaatgctgacatttttgGCTATTTCTCTTTACTAACCAAAGTTAAGCTTGCTATACTATTAATTAATCCTGAACATAGGTACAGTGCTAGATACACATACAGGACAATGTAAACTCTTATGGTCCTTAAAGTGAGAAGTTTACCAGCTCTTGATTTCATGCCATATGGAATaagtttcacatttttttctgcctaatCTTTCCTGTTCTGTGACTTGGAAGCTGCATGGTTCAGTTTTCCACTGACAACATACTGGTATTCTGCCCTGCAACTGAAAAATTGATGTTAAGCTACTGGCGGCTAAACTATTGGACCTTGGCTCCTTTCCGATGAAGGGACTAACCTGTCATTCAGCCATATTTGTACTTACTTCTTTGTGATCAACATACCAAGATGAAATCCCCGCAAAGCTGCCAGGAGAATTTCTTCATATTACACTGAAGGCCCTTCAGCTGTAACTTTCACACAGGGTTTTTACAGCATTTACTAAATATGTGCTTGACAATGTGTATAAGATCATTATTACTGGGGGAACTAGAACAAAAGGTTTCAAATTACTTCCTGTGGTCACACTGAGCACGATTAGGGGTCAGATTCTACTGCTGTTACAATCAGATCGGGGTTTGACATTCCCTGCAAAGGCTCCAGGATTCACTTCAACTTCCTGACAAGTTCTTGTCTGGTTGGCTGACTGGGCAACCAGTGAGTCAGACCTTATTTTCACGTTGTTTACTTGATGTTTAAGATGGTCTTGAGTTACCAGCTAGAACATTTGATCACAAGTGATTTGAAAATGGTTATCCCTGGACTTCTAGGAAAGACACTGCCCAAACAGCTGCAAGGAACACTGGCTAAACTAAGGAACGTGCCATGACTGTACCTATCATAGGAGACATGCACATTGGCATTCTAGCCCTTCTACTAGCATGTGGAGAAAACCACGGAAAACATAATTTCACCAGGATCAGGTATTAAAATGACAGAGTGGCAAAAAGCAAGGAATGGGGAGCAACAGCATGTGCTTTAGATGGCAGATGAGCAATGCTGTCCCTCCTTAAACCAGTATCATTGCTTGCTCTCAATACCAGGCAAAAGGGGGTGGCACATAAGAACATCTGCTTACCTCTGCACATATTTCAAATACTTGAGAATGATGCTTCACATCATCTTCACTTGACAGTTCCTTTAAATCATGGCCGGAACAAAACACATGTCCTTCAGCTGCAAAGAATTTCAGGAAGTCAGTCTGAATTAATCGAGAAACCAGGGGTAGCAGCATATCAATGCCCCCCTAAAGGTATGTCAATGAGGTGTCAATGGTCAGAAAGGAGCTTGGGGAGGGAGTTTTACAGAGTTCCAAAATACTGCCTTCTGGGTTTTATAACAGCTTTAAATGGCCATAATGCAACATTTAACCGCAATAACAgccataaacatttttaaaggccTAGTTCTACTTGTATTCCAAGTTACTTCTGCTAAAAATAAGGCACTTCACACCTCTGAGCCCAGTTTCTGTAAGGATACTGTTCTAAACAGCTCCTTGGTACAATGTAAACTGGGCAGCTGGAGCAAGGGTGGAGTGCTCTGGTCTCAGATTAATAAATACAGTTAGTCCCCATTTATTGTACCCAGCATTAATGATTAACTTTTACTAAATAAGCATGAAGATTTTTGTGTCACGGCATTCAAGGccacatggaaagaaaacaaaacaaaacaaaagttgttctgctAGAGCAGAACCAAAAGGGTTGTTGGGGTatcttttcttccactgctAAAACTGTCATCTGGTGAACCCCAAAAAGCATGTCCAGTGTTTGGGCAGCAAAAAGCAGGTTTCTGTGGACCGAAGCTTTAGATTTGCTTGCCTCCAGTGGCAGCTAAAATCAAAACACCCTTCACAGGTTCGCTATCTTTACAACAGTTTTCCTTTGTCA
The Falco peregrinus isolate bFalPer1 chromosome 6, bFalPer1.pri, whole genome shotgun sequence genome window above contains:
- the ECHDC3 gene encoding enoyl-CoA hydratase domain-containing protein 3, mitochondrial, whose translation is MAATRLWRLRRPMAAAFSGAAAAGAGLPPPPEKLTVRRQAEGVRHIVLNNPRKRNALSLAMLQSLREDLLHDAKGRDLRVIIISAEGHVFCSGHDLKELSSEDDVKHHSQVFEICAEVMTLIQKLPVPVIAKVNGLATAAGCQLVASCDIAVASEKSQFATPGVNIGLFCSTPAVALGRSLPRKVALEMLFTGEPLSAQEALMHGLVSKVVPEDRLEEETMKISRKICESSKSVLALGKATFYRQMAQDLDTAYKMTTQVMMDNLTLRDGQEGIEAFIQKRKPIWSHSQDKKK